Proteins encoded in a region of the Elaeis guineensis isolate ETL-2024a chromosome 7, EG11, whole genome shotgun sequence genome:
- the LOC105048874 gene encoding uncharacterized protein: MASVEVEAAPAAPVETEAPTLTPASEEVVKAEVAAPVAEEPKPEEEAAPSKAEEVETEEKPAEEEKVEEVAAPEAVAAPEAVAAPAETTEEVKPEAEPVAAPEEAKAPVVEEPTETEAPAAVEEPKAVEEEAAAAPVVEAKAEETSAASE, encoded by the exons ATGGCTAGTGTTGAG GTGGAAGCAGCTCCTGCTGCCCCCGTAGAAACTGAGGCTCCTACTCTTACTCCTGCTTCCGAGGAGGTGGTCAAAGCTGAGGTCGCGGCCCCAGTAGCAGAAGAACCAAAACCGGAAGAGGAGGCAGCACCATCCAAAGCAGAAGAGGTGGAAACTGAGGAGAAGCCAGCAGAAGAGGAGAAGGTTGAAGAAGTTGCCGCCCCTGAAGCTGTTGCCGCCCCAGAAGCTGTTGCTGCTCCAGCCGAGACAACAGAGGAAGTGAAGCCAGAGGCAGAACCGGTAGCAGCTCCAGAGGAAGCTAAAGCTCCTGTAGTGGAGGAACCAACAGAGACTGAGGCTCCGGCAGCAGTTGAAGAACCTAAGGCTGTGGAAGAAGAGGCAGCAGCTGCCCCAGTAGTGGAAGCAAAGGCAGAGGAGACTTCGGCTGCCTCAGAGTAA
- the LOC105048873 gene encoding uncharacterized protein gives MEDVKNRQQVPAFGSWNFCDEVPITECFETAMGAGLIRAHFFVGDGEDLFKVVPPQQQRKRKKGGGVRGGVKQYDKEWKKPKPVDEDLYKIPPELLYKMPKKKKLLWNLWAGCLGLNCIA, from the exons ATGGAG GATGTGAAGAACAGGCAGCAGGTTCCGGCTTTTGGGAGCTGGAATTTCTGCGACGAGGTCCCGATCACGGAGTGCTTCGAGACGGCAATGGGCGCTGGTTTGATCCGAGCCCACTTCTTCGTAGGAGATGGTGAGGATCTCTTCAAGGTGGTGCCACCACAGCAGCAGCGAAAG AGGAAGAAGGGAGGAGGGGTGAGAGGAGGGGTGAAGCAGTATGACAAGGAGTGGAAGAAGCCCAAGCCGGTGGACGAGGACTTGTACAAGATACCCCCAGAGCTCCTGTACAAAATGCCAAAGAAG AAGAAGCTGCTGTGGAATTTGTGGGCCGGGTGTCTAGGCCTCAACTGCATCGCTTAA